The Desmonostoc muscorum LEGE 12446 genome includes a region encoding these proteins:
- a CDS encoding FAD-dependent oxidoreductase: MTNLEVFTSSLQSTVRQPKQAVVIGGSIAGLLAAKVLTKYFGRVTVIERDNFIPEAEHRHGVPQSPHVHTLLKRGLQSLEELFPGIEAQLADSGASAIDWGNDLPWLGFAGWAPRFNSGLITHTCSRNLLEQSIRSRLAAEDNLVFMQEGQVISLLSSSDRSSVTGVRVRFRNQPETDLTADLVVDASGRNSPAAQWLEAMGYAAPQETVINAFLGYASCWYQPPANLQYDWQCLYVTVQPPNNNRGGVIYKVEGNRWILTLIGVGKDYPPTDKDGFLDFARSLRSPIIYEAIKDAQPLSSIYGYRRTENRLRHYEKLKRLPEGFVLVGDAVCAFNPVYGQGMTVAALDALTLDQCLNQQLSKHSDGNLIGLSRHFQKQLNKVIGVPWLMTTGEDLRWHTTEGGQPDFISRLMQRYLDQVLLLQTENAEIHKTFLEVIHMLKPPTAFFQPSISTKVLKRVINWQRKNEQPADEQDVPKKLSPVTQS; encoded by the coding sequence ATGACCAATTTAGAAGTATTTACTTCATCTCTACAATCAACTGTCCGCCAGCCTAAACAGGCTGTTGTTATCGGGGGAAGTATCGCTGGACTGCTAGCTGCAAAAGTACTGACTAAATACTTTGGGCGAGTAACAGTTATCGAACGGGATAACTTCATACCAGAAGCAGAACACCGGCATGGTGTACCCCAATCTCCTCATGTTCATACCCTGCTCAAGCGTGGTTTGCAGTCTTTGGAAGAACTTTTTCCTGGTATTGAGGCTCAATTAGCTGACTCAGGTGCATCCGCAATAGATTGGGGAAATGATTTGCCTTGGCTGGGTTTTGCTGGCTGGGCACCCCGTTTTAATTCTGGTTTAATTACCCACACTTGCAGTCGAAATCTTCTAGAGCAAAGTATCCGCAGCCGATTAGCTGCTGAAGACAATCTTGTATTTATGCAAGAAGGACAGGTAATTTCTTTATTATCTAGTTCAGACCGAAGTAGTGTTACAGGTGTGCGAGTGCGCTTTCGCAACCAACCAGAAACAGATTTAACTGCTGATTTAGTTGTGGATGCGAGTGGACGCAATTCGCCAGCGGCTCAATGGTTAGAAGCAATGGGTTACGCCGCGCCCCAAGAGACAGTAATCAACGCTTTTTTGGGCTATGCTAGCTGCTGGTATCAGCCTCCAGCTAACTTGCAATATGATTGGCAGTGTTTGTACGTAACAGTACAACCACCAAATAATAATCGTGGTGGTGTAATTTATAAAGTTGAAGGTAATCGCTGGATTCTCACACTCATAGGTGTAGGTAAAGATTATCCACCTACCGATAAAGATGGCTTTTTAGACTTTGCCCGTAGCTTGCGATCGCCAATTATCTACGAAGCTATCAAAGATGCCCAGCCACTCTCATCTATCTATGGTTATCGGCGCACAGAAAATCGCCTGCGTCATTATGAAAAACTGAAAAGATTACCAGAAGGCTTTGTGTTAGTAGGTGATGCCGTCTGTGCTTTTAATCCAGTCTACGGACAAGGGATGACGGTTGCCGCTTTAGATGCATTAACTCTAGACCAATGTTTAAATCAGCAATTATCTAAACATTCCGACGGTAATTTAATCGGTTTATCTCGACATTTTCAAAAACAACTAAACAAAGTAATTGGTGTACCTTGGTTAATGACAACAGGCGAAGATTTACGTTGGCATACCACTGAAGGAGGACAACCCGATTTCATCAGCCGACTTATGCAGCGGTATCTCGATCAAGTTTTATTACTACAAACTGAAAACGCCGAGATTCACAAGACATTTTTAGAAGTAATACACATGCTAAAGCCACCTACTGCATTTTTCCAGCCAAGTATCAGCACAAAAGTGTTGAAGCGAGTCATTAATTGGCAAAGGAAAAATGAGCAGCCTGCTGATGAACAAGATGTTCCTAAAAAACTCTCTCCCGTTACACAATCATAA
- a CDS encoding UbiA family prenyltransferase encodes MDAQTKLVSSNFAAINLYNSLFRELHLLWQFTGRDISSTIIPPILFIVAAWHYVQSSFSELVFALIYGTLFVWLYLFSFCLSNQIAGVEEDRINKPNRPLVTGKISVQGALVRWFLSMGLFTFVGWYFGVLEWALICQMVVILHNFGGWDKYWISKNFLIGLGTFAHLAAVWQLVTPITPIAWRWLFLIGAIWSTLVAVQDLRDIEGDLAVNRSTFPIAFGETASRFILSLGFGLLPFIIHFILMMPTENTVSTLLCDIVLAVFSWFIAARIVFNRSPKEDHHTYMLFTYWYCLVLASAIVVL; translated from the coding sequence ATGGATGCACAAACTAAACTTGTATCTTCAAATTTTGCAGCAATAAATTTATACAACAGCCTGTTTCGAGAATTGCATTTACTTTGGCAATTTACTGGGCGTGATATTTCGAGTACTATCATACCACCAATACTATTTATAGTAGCTGCGTGGCATTATGTACAATCATCTTTTAGTGAATTAGTTTTCGCATTGATATATGGCACACTATTTGTCTGGTTGTATCTTTTTTCATTTTGTTTATCTAACCAAATAGCTGGTGTTGAAGAGGATCGAATTAACAAGCCTAATCGCCCACTAGTTACAGGAAAAATCTCGGTTCAGGGAGCTTTAGTGAGATGGTTTTTGAGTATGGGCTTATTTACTTTTGTAGGCTGGTACTTTGGGGTTTTAGAATGGGCTTTAATTTGCCAGATGGTTGTGATCCTGCATAACTTTGGCGGTTGGGATAAGTACTGGATTAGCAAAAACTTCTTAATTGGATTGGGTACATTCGCGCACCTGGCAGCAGTCTGGCAATTAGTGACGCCAATTACACCGATCGCTTGGCGGTGGTTATTTCTGATCGGTGCTATCTGGAGTACACTAGTCGCGGTTCAGGATCTTCGGGATATAGAGGGCGATCTGGCTGTTAATCGAAGCACATTTCCCATCGCCTTTGGAGAAACAGCAAGCCGATTTATACTGAGTCTCGGTTTTGGATTATTACCATTTATTATCCATTTCATATTAATGATGCCCACGGAAAATACTGTAAGTACCTTACTGTGCGATATTGTACTGGCAGTATTCAGCTGGTTCATTGCAGCGCGGATTGTGTTTAATCGCTCTCCAAAAGAAGATCATCATACTTACATGCTGTTCACTTACTGGTATTGTCTTGTTCTGGCAAGTGCGATCGTTGTTCTTTAA
- a CDS encoding TonB-dependent receptor plug domain-containing protein — MKKDFLLLTVGLPSLLIAFPGFGADIEIKQRNTDKSTGAILDIPSLSEIELPATNAELLTQESAPREIEPETQPEIESEPSENADINIEAIAEPDNLPQSTPTYVIEKEEIEKQGATSLADILKRMPGFAINDVGHGADIHTGTYYRGASINQSVFLINGRPINNNVNTYHGGTDLNSIPVEAIERVELYSGTASALYGSSAFGGVVNIITKEGYGQPKFSGTTEFGSLSLNNQQVTYGGSAGSVKYNFSFERFFTDNRYRVPVGAANRDSQGYLSNADTATSTYFGSIGLDLDKKNSLNLDITKLSSRRGLIYFGFPLQQDRLDHDGLNIGLSWKTRLGNGESSNLTTSIGYNQDYFSTYGPTGAFYRTGVLDTQQLTARVDHEWRITANNKLRWGLDLKNTDLNGDVLSTNPTRIGNNESENRSLFNTALFAVNTLNIGESFLVDLGLRQSFDSEFGSYLNPSVGLRYAVTPIVAVRGSWAGGQRNPGLDQLYVYDTVHGWEPNPNLEPENGSTWTAGVDVKFSNNLIGQFTYFGSSISDRLGVIAGRWENIGLVDTNGLEAAFQLKIASGWSTFLNYTYTDAQIKTGAERGLQLGLIPYSVLQTGVGYQNAGWQANLYVTYNSGARRSIFNNPGDRTTDFAPSFVNLDFTGRIPLTSNLGLTVYLENLLGEQYERVNRIYSPGFTFRVGLSSSL; from the coding sequence GTGAAAAAGGATTTTTTGTTGCTAACAGTAGGTTTACCGAGTTTACTGATAGCGTTTCCTGGCTTTGGTGCTGATATTGAAATTAAGCAGAGAAATACGGATAAATCAACCGGAGCTATTTTAGATATTCCTAGTTTGAGTGAAATTGAGTTACCTGCCACTAATGCTGAATTATTAACTCAAGAATCTGCACCGAGGGAAATAGAGCCAGAAACTCAGCCGGAAATAGAGTCAGAACCCAGCGAGAATGCAGACATTAACATAGAAGCGATCGCAGAACCAGATAACCTGCCCCAGTCTACACCAACTTACGTAATTGAAAAAGAAGAAATTGAAAAGCAAGGTGCAACCAGCTTAGCGGATATTTTGAAAAGAATGCCTGGTTTTGCTATCAATGATGTCGGTCATGGTGCAGATATTCACACAGGAACATACTACCGGGGAGCCTCAATTAATCAGTCTGTATTTCTGATTAATGGCAGACCAATTAACAATAATGTCAACACTTATCATGGTGGAACTGATTTAAATAGCATTCCTGTAGAAGCTATTGAGCGAGTAGAATTATACAGCGGGACAGCCTCGGCTTTGTATGGTTCCTCAGCCTTTGGGGGAGTTGTGAATATCATCACCAAAGAAGGTTATGGACAGCCGAAATTTTCTGGGACTACAGAATTTGGCTCATTGAGTTTAAATAATCAACAAGTAACCTATGGTGGTTCCGCTGGTTCTGTTAAGTACAATTTCAGCTTTGAAAGGTTCTTTACAGATAACCGTTATCGCGTTCCTGTAGGTGCAGCAAATCGTGATAGTCAAGGGTATTTATCGAATGCAGACACAGCTACAAGTACTTACTTTGGTAGCATTGGTCTAGATTTAGATAAAAAAAATTCTTTGAATTTAGATATTACTAAACTCAGCAGTCGTCGGGGTTTAATTTATTTCGGTTTTCCTCTCCAGCAAGATAGATTAGACCACGATGGTTTAAATATTGGTTTATCTTGGAAAACTCGGCTTGGTAATGGGGAAAGTTCTAATCTAACAACCTCAATTGGTTATAACCAAGATTACTTCAGCACCTATGGCCCTACAGGAGCATTTTACCGTACAGGAGTTTTAGATACACAACAACTCACAGCTAGAGTAGATCATGAATGGAGAATTACTGCCAATAATAAATTGCGCTGGGGTTTAGATTTGAAAAACACCGATTTAAACGGTGATGTTTTGAGTACAAATCCTACTAGGATTGGTAATAACGAAAGTGAAAATAGGAGTTTGTTCAATACAGCTTTATTTGCTGTGAATACTTTAAATATTGGCGAAAGTTTTCTGGTTGATTTAGGACTAAGACAAAGCTTTGACAGCGAGTTTGGAAGTTATCTCAATCCTAGTGTTGGTTTACGTTATGCCGTTACACCAATAGTAGCAGTGCGCGGAAGTTGGGCTGGGGGACAGCGCAATCCTGGGTTAGATCAGTTATATGTTTATGATACAGTTCATGGTTGGGAACCTAATCCTAATTTAGAGCCAGAAAATGGCTCTACCTGGACTGCGGGAGTGGATGTCAAATTTTCTAACAATTTGATTGGACAGTTCACTTACTTTGGTAGTAGTATCAGCGATCGCCTGGGAGTGATAGCAGGAAGGTGGGAAAACATTGGATTAGTTGATACCAATGGTTTAGAAGCCGCATTCCAATTAAAAATTGCTTCTGGTTGGTCAACTTTTCTCAACTATACTTATACAGATGCCCAAATCAAAACAGGCGCTGAAAGAGGCTTACAGTTAGGTTTAATTCCTTACTCTGTACTCCAAACTGGTGTAGGTTATCAAAATGCAGGTTGGCAAGCTAACTTATATGTTACTTACAACAGTGGCGCTCGCAGATCTATCTTTAATAACCCTGGTGACAGGACTACAGATTTTGCACCATCTTTTGTGAATTTAGATTTCACTGGTCGTATACCTTTAACTAGCAATTTAGGACTGACAGTTTACCTAGAAAATTTGCTAGGTGAGCAATATGAGCGAGTTAATCGCATATATAGCCCTGGTTTTACTTTTCGTGTAGGTTTAAGTTCAAGTTTGTAA
- a CDS encoding ATP-grasp domain-containing protein has protein sequence MLILLWGISEESPLAAVHSELTRLGIPTVFLDQRDILDTEIELSVGDASELSVQGQIRTWYQKINLSEITAAYLRPYDSRRLPQIAQAGVNSPAWQHAIALDDALMCWSEITPAFVINRPSAMAANGCKPYQLEQIRSLGFKVPETLVTTDPEAVRAFWQHHGNVIYKSISGIRSKVSRLGAEHLERLENVSWCPTQFQEYIAGRDYRVHVVGTEIFASEVISQADDYRYAAQEDESTEIRACHLPEEVEQQCRVLAKAINLPLCGIDLRRTPGGEWYCFEVNPSPGFTYYQQFTGQGISRAIAHLLGSSNK, from the coding sequence ATGCTAATTTTATTGTGGGGTATTTCGGAAGAATCTCCCTTAGCGGCAGTCCACTCAGAACTAACTCGGCTGGGCATACCTACAGTATTCCTCGATCAACGAGATATTTTAGATACTGAAATTGAACTTTCTGTAGGCGATGCCTCAGAATTATCAGTTCAAGGGCAAATTCGTACTTGGTATCAAAAAATAAATTTGAGTGAAATTACCGCAGCCTACCTCCGTCCTTATGACTCGCGCCGCCTTCCCCAAATTGCCCAAGCTGGCGTAAATAGTCCAGCTTGGCAACATGCGATCGCACTTGATGATGCTTTGATGTGTTGGTCAGAAATTACACCTGCATTTGTCATCAACCGTCCGTCAGCGATGGCTGCTAATGGTTGCAAACCTTACCAACTAGAACAAATTCGATCGCTCGGCTTTAAAGTTCCCGAAACCCTTGTTACCACAGATCCCGAAGCTGTGCGAGCTTTTTGGCAACATCACGGCAATGTCATTTATAAATCAATTAGTGGTATCCGTAGCAAAGTCTCGCGTTTGGGAGCTGAACATTTAGAGCGACTGGAAAATGTATCTTGGTGTCCGACTCAGTTCCAGGAGTACATAGCAGGTAGAGATTATCGCGTCCATGTCGTAGGTACAGAGATTTTCGCCAGCGAGGTAATTTCCCAAGCTGATGATTATCGCTACGCTGCACAGGAGGACGAATCTACAGAAATTCGTGCTTGTCATTTGCCCGAAGAAGTAGAACAGCAGTGTAGAGTATTGGCAAAAGCGATAAATCTACCTCTTTGCGGCATTGATTTGCGCCGGACACCTGGAGGTGAATGGTATTGCTTTGAAGTTAATCCATCGCCTGGGTTTACTTATTACCAACAGTTTACAGGTCAGGGGATTAGTAGAGCGATCGCTCATTTGCTAGGGAGTTCCAACAAATAA